In one Candidatus Absconditicoccus praedator genomic region, the following are encoded:
- a CDS encoding LysM peptidoglycan-binding domain-containing protein yields MNNIGVGKVFLFVVVLGAGLLSPDVFAGAVSADGTSSGSSESAYSGFIEFLEQLLSIGYIILWPLFFLAGILSDNTLVYGSGFNLDMYLWNLWNIMKNFANFIIGFVFILAVFLYIFNYKQDKFSPKKFFPKLLIAGVGVQASWFLVAILIDISTILTYAVGGLPLSSVQGNEQLDQKTMVIRSNMDIDNIGSIFSGTGSSYVWYSDGDKEYVPCKMSNTVTHKIEEGDTLSAIIHEYYDTSGWTDIEERVRDVAGQNGLDDPDKVGIGQEVDLTLDDATGKIYVGSDDLRERIEEDMQGHQLNGTEIEFENNSCVMHDMGYLVVENPQIGDSREEMIDNSEKQGINLSQLLDGAAGTSGIFSSVFSTFLNFSSLSMSQQGLDGDQNLGNFSLLMLFQFLFALAFIAPLVAFVVILFVRIFVLWMLIVFSPLLTIMWSFDFNFGENSGKYSVGAFLWIIFLPVVVVFVLSIGALFLTAINTSLLNNEGNNPINGLMSLQGQENEEDGVCEDGENAWKLDMFEDKPIHICFAEVEFDGGVAINAFFDYFSWFLANFFGIMVMWMVLFAVLKSGKFTGGIGNYIYNFSNQLAQTAPVVPSPYGTHSLGELEKFGSMIERAPRHWKEQQYTQGALRDFANKTSSSISGALGGERRYNSRQISGFAASQGGDDVGADFHELGNFITNEGLNLYEYKDDILSVINSHKDSWNFSTLDAALTDPEVVAEFSKQGHNIEGILENSKSQGDNESSRILNGLKDELERGRYDSKIDGAGVYTRDGVAFHFTGNGSDISLSTYDYKNNLEDLRSLASVAKDVGGDPISLLGETVSIGGMDYQIRDDGSVGRIDPSGT; encoded by the coding sequence ATGAATAACATTTGAGTTGGAAAAGTTTTCTTGTTTGTTGTAGTGTTGGGAGCTGGTTTGCTATCTCCTGATGTTTTTGCTGGTGCTGTATCTGCTGACTGAACATCTAGTTGATCTTCTGAATCAGCTTATTCAGGGTTTATAGAGTTTTTAGAACAGTTGTTAAGCATAGGTTATATTATTTTGTGGCCTTTGTTTTTTTTGGCAGGAATCCTTTCAGATAATACACTAGTATATTGATCTTGATTCAATTTGGATATGTATCTTTGGAATTTGTGGAATATTATGAAAAATTTTGCCAATTTTATTATATGATTTGTATTTATACTTGCAGTGTTTTTGTATATATTTAACTACAAACAAGATAAGTTTTCTCCCAAAAAATTTTTTCCAAAACTTTTGATAGCTTGAGTATGAGTGCAGGCTAGTTGGTTTTTGGTAGCTATACTTATAGATATTAGTACAATACTTACATATGCAGTATGATGACTGCCACTTAGTTCTGTGCAATGAAACGAACAGTTAGATCAAAAAACAATGGTGATAAGATCCAATATGGATATAGATAATATCTGAAGTATTTTTTCTTGAACATGATCAAGTTATGTTTGGTATTCAGATGGAGATAAAGAGTATGTCCCTTGTAAAATGTCTAATACAGTTACTCACAAGATAGAAGAATGAGACACTTTGTCTGCAATAATACATGAGTATTATGATACTTCGTGATGGACTGATATAGAAGAAAGAGTGAGGGATGTTGCTGGTCAAAATTGATTGGATGATCCAGACAAAGTATGAATTTGACAGGAAGTAGATCTTACTTTGGATGATGCTACTTGAAAAATATATGTATGATCTGATGATCTTAGAGAAAGAATTGAAGAGGATATGCAGTGACACCAACTAAATTGAACTGAAATTGAGTTTGAGAACAATTCTTGTGTAATGCATGATATGTGATATTTGGTTGTAGAAAATCCTCAAATATGAGATAGTAGAGAAGAAATGATTGATAACTCTGAAAAACAATGAATAAATCTTTCACAGTTGCTTGATTGAGCGGCTTGAACATCTTGAATCTTTTCTTCAGTATTTTCAACATTTTTGAATTTTTCAAGTTTGTCTATGAGTCAACAATGATTGGATTGAGATCAGAATTTGTGAAATTTTTCTTTGTTGATGCTTTTTCAATTTTTATTTGCTTTGGCATTTATTGCACCTTTGGTGGCATTTGTAGTAATACTTTTTGTAAGAATTTTTGTGCTATGGATGTTGATTGTTTTTTCTCCTCTTTTGACTATAATGTGGAGTTTTGACTTCAATTTTGGAGAAAATTCATGAAAATACTCAGTTTGAGCTTTTTTGTGGATCATTTTTTTGCCAGTAGTGGTAGTATTTGTGCTTAGTATATGAGCTTTGTTTTTGACTGCCATAAACACATCTTTATTAAATAATGAGTGAAACAACCCAATCAACTGACTCATGTCGCTTCAATGACAAGAAAATGAAGAAGATTGAGTTTGTGAAGATGGAGAAAACGCATGGAAGCTTGATATGTTTGAAGACAAGCCTATACATATTTGTTTTGCTGAGGTAGAGTTTGATTGATGAGTAGCTATAAATGCTTTTTTTGATTATTTTTCTTGGTTCTTGGCTAATTTTTTTGGTATAATGGTGATGTGGATGGTTTTGTTTGCCGTGTTGAAGTCTTGAAAATTTACTTGATGAATAGGAAACTATATTTATAATTTTTCAAATCAGTTGGCTCAAACAGCTCCAGTTGTACCTTCTCCTTATGGTACTCATAGTTTATGAGAACTTGAAAAATTTGGTTCAATGATAGAAAGGGCACCAAGGCACTGGAAAGAACAGCAGTATACTCAATGAGCTTTGAGAGATTTTGCAAACAAAACTTCAAGTTCTATATCATGAGCCTTGGGTTGAGAAAGGAGATACAATTCAAGGCAAATCTCTTGATTTGCTGCATCACAAGGTGGTGATGATGTTTGAGCTGATTTTCATGAATTGTGAAATTTTATTACTAATGAATGACTCAATTTGTATGAATACAAAGATGATATACTTTCAGTTATCAATTCTCATAAAGATAGCTGGAATTTTAGCACATTAGATGCTGCTCTTACAGATCCAGAGGTTGTTGCAGAGTTTTCTAAGCAATGACATAATATTGAATGAATATTAGAAAACTCCAAATCTCAGTGAGACAATGAAAGCTCAAGAATTTTGAATTGATTGAAGGATGAACTTGAAAGATGAAGGTATGACTCAAAAATAGATGGTGCTTGAGTTTATACAAGAGATTGAGTAGCGTTCCATTTTACTTGAAACTGATCAGATATTTCTTTGAGTACATATGATTATAAAAACAATTTGGAAGACTTGAGAAGTTTGGCTTCTGTTGCTAAGGATGTTGGTTGAGATCCTATATCTTTACTGTGAGAAACAGTAAGTATTGGCTGAATGGATTATCAAATACGTGATGACTGAAGTGTAGGGAGAATTGATCCATCTTGAACTTAA